Genomic segment of Tissierella sp.:
CCGACTTTTACTATAATACTCTCTTTTGCTATTAAAGTCAATACCTTTTTTAAATATTATAAAACTTACAACTTAAATATATTAATTAACTCTCCAAAGTTGTAATTAACATCATCTTAATATTTCTTAAAAACTAATATAATAGCTTTTAACTCTTCACTTTTCACTATATCATATTTTTTTCTACTTCTTTTCTTAGTTTATCTAAAACTTTTTTTTCTATTCTTGAAACTGTCATTTGAGATATATTTAGGGTTTTTGCTATTGATACCTGAGTCTTTTTGTTAAAGTATCTCTCAATCAATATCTTCTTTTCTATATCATTTAACTTTTCCATAGTCTTTGTTAGAAAATCATTATTTTCGATTTTTATAAAGTATTTATCTTCCTCTCCAATTAAATCCGACAAATTTACATCTTTATCTTCATTATTCGAATCATAGGTCACATCTAAGGATTGAGGGGTATATACTTTACTTGCTTCCATTGCTTCTAATATTTCTTCCTCTGAGCAATTTAGATAAGTTGCAATATCTTCAACTGTAGGAGATTTTTGTAATTGTTGAGCTAAATGTACTTTTGCATTGTTTATCTTCTTAGATAGTTCCTGAATTCTTCTAGGTACTCTTATGGTCCAACCTTTATCCCTAAAATACTTTTTTATTTCTCCTATAATAGTAGGAGTAGCAAAACTAGAAAACTCATAGCCTTTATCTATATCATATCTATCTATTGCATATATAAGCCCAATGCAGGCCACTTGGTATATATCATCATATTCTATACCCCTATTGGCATATTTCTTAGATAAAATTTCAGCTATATATATATGTTTTTCTATCAAAATATCTCGAGTTTTTTTATCCCTATTTTCTTTATAACTCCTAAAAAGTTCTTTAGTATCTATATTGTTTTGGGCCTTTTCTTTTTCACTTACGGCTAAACTTCTTGTAGTCATTGACTATCATCCTCTATATATTTTATCATTTCTATTCCATTTTCATTAAATCTAACTTCATCCATCAATGACTTAATAATCAATAAACCTAATTCTCTTTCTTTTCCTTCAACTAATTCTTCATCTATTAATTCTGTTACATCTGTTACTTTTATACATAGCTTTTCTTTATCTACTTCAAACATTAATGATATTTCATCTTTATTATTTTTCATAAAGGAATTTACACAGGCTTCACCTATGGCCACCTTAATATCCTCTATGTCTTCCACATTTAAACCTATACTATATGCTATTCCAGATGTAGTGAGTCTAACTAAACTTATATAATCTGGCTTTTTTGGTATAGTAAGGTGTATTATATCTTTATTCATTTAGTTCACCTCTAATAATGAATAGCTTGTCTAGTTCAGTTATACTAAATATTTTTCGAATATTTGGTTTAATATTTGATAAATAAATTTTATAATCATTATCTTTAAGTTTTTTTAATATGGATATTAATGCTCCCAGTCCTGTACTATCTACATAAGTCAATTTCTCTCCATCTATTAAAATATCAGTCTGTTTAATATCTAAACTCTTTAATACCTCTTCTTTAAACTTTGGAGAAGTATATATATCTAGTTCCCCTTCCGGTAAAAATATCCACCTGTTTTCATTTTCATCAAATCTCATTTCAATATTTAAAGACATTAGAAAACCTCCTTTTCTAAATACAATATGTATTAATTTTATAATATAAAATGATTAATGTAAAGTAAAATACTAGGATTTATAATTTGCTAAAACAAAATTTTCCTTTTCCTTACAAAAAAATAGATTCCTTATTTCATCTAGAATATCATTTTATCTAAATGAACTACAAGAATCTATTTTATACTTATATTTATTCCTCTACATATTTTGCTACAGCTACTACCCTATCATCTTTCATCTTCATCAAGGTAACTCCCTGAGTACTTCTTCCCATTATTGATATATCCTTAGCTATAAGTCTAATAATTGTTCCACTTAAAGTTATCATCATAATTTCATCATTTTCACCAACTACTTTAGCTGAAACAATATTTCCTGTCTTTTCTTTTATATTATAAGTTATTAAACCCTTTCCACCTCTATTTTGGACTTTATATTCTTCTAAAGGTGTTCTCTTACCAAAACCATATTCTGACATAACTAATAATTTTTTACCCTCTTCCACTAGTTCCATGGCAACTACTTCGTCATCTTTTTTAAGAGTTATAGCCTTTACACCCATGGCTGTTCTGCCCATCTCCCTAACATCATTCTCGTCAAATCTAATAGACATACCTTTTCTTGTTACTACTATTATATCTCTTTTGCTATCTGTTTTTCTAACTCCTATTAATTCATCTTCTTCTTTTAAACTAATGGCTATGATACCACTCTTTCTAATATTATCGAAGCTGTCTAAACTTGTTCTCTTAATAATACCTTTTTTTGTTATCAGCACTAAACTAACTTCTGGTGCATCTTTTTCTATAGGTATTATTGCATTAACCTTTTCATCTCCTGTAAGATTTAAC
This window contains:
- a CDS encoding SigB/SigF/SigG family RNA polymerase sigma factor — its product is MTTRSLAVSEKEKAQNNIDTKELFRSYKENRDKKTRDILIEKHIYIAEILSKKYANRGIEYDDIYQVACIGLIYAIDRYDIDKGYEFSSFATPTIIGEIKKYFRDKGWTIRVPRRIQELSKKINNAKVHLAQQLQKSPTVEDIATYLNCSEEEILEAMEASKVYTPQSLDVTYDSNNEDKDVNLSDLIGEEDKYFIKIENNDFLTKTMEKLNDIEKKILIERYFNKKTQVSIAKTLNISQMTVSRIEKKVLDKLRKEVEKNMI
- a CDS encoding ATP-binding protein codes for the protein MNKDIIHLTIPKKPDYISLVRLTTSGIAYSIGLNVEDIEDIKVAIGEACVNSFMKNNKDEISLMFEVDKEKLCIKVTDVTELIDEELVEGKERELGLLIIKSLMDEVRFNENGIEMIKYIEDDSQ
- a CDS encoding STAS domain-containing protein → MSLNIEMRFDENENRWIFLPEGELDIYTSPKFKEEVLKSLDIKQTDILIDGEKLTYVDSTGLGALISILKKLKDNDYKIYLSNIKPNIRKIFSITELDKLFIIRGELNE